The Uruburuella testudinis genome window below encodes:
- the murJ gene encoding murein biosynthesis integral membrane protein MurJ translates to MNLLGALAKVGSLTMVSRILGFVRDTIIARAFGAGMATDAFFVAFKLPNLLRRIFAEGAFAQAFVPILAEYRQTRSEEATREFVRHVAGMLSFILVIVTAIGIVAAPWVIYVSAPGFAKNPDKFALSVDLLRVTFPYILLISLSSFVGSILNTYHKFSIPAFTPTFLNISFIVFALWLAPYFEPPVMALAWAVFAGGLLQLGFQLPWLFKLGFLKMPRLDIKDAAVNRVMKQMAPAILGVSVAQISLVINTIFASFLQSGSVSWMYYADRLMELPTGVLGVALGTILLPTLSKHVASNNTQEFSALLDWGLRLCMLLAMPSAVALAVLAFPLVATLFMYQEFTLNDALMTQNALIAYSFGLIGLIVIKVLAPGFYARQNIKTPVKVAVFTLVVTQLMNLVFIGPLQHVGLALAIGLGACLNAGLLYVLLRVKGLYQPGAGWKTFIAKLVLALLVMGGGLWAAQTYLPLQWVGVHGLQKVLQLGGLVALGVALYFGSLLALGFRPRHFKRSEI, encoded by the coding sequence ATGAATCTACTCGGTGCGCTGGCGAAAGTCGGCAGCTTGACCATGGTGTCGCGCATACTCGGTTTTGTGCGCGACACGATTATTGCGCGGGCGTTTGGCGCGGGTATGGCGACGGATGCGTTTTTTGTGGCGTTCAAGCTGCCGAATTTATTGCGGCGGATTTTTGCCGAAGGGGCGTTTGCGCAGGCGTTTGTGCCGATTTTGGCAGAATACCGGCAAACGCGCTCGGAAGAGGCCACGCGCGAATTTGTGCGCCATGTGGCGGGCATGCTGTCGTTTATACTGGTTATCGTGACCGCCATCGGCATTGTGGCGGCGCCGTGGGTGATTTATGTGTCGGCACCCGGCTTTGCCAAAAACCCGGATAAATTCGCGCTGTCGGTGGATTTACTGCGGGTGACGTTTCCGTATATTTTGCTGATTTCGCTCTCGTCGTTTGTCGGCTCGATTCTCAACACTTACCACAAATTCAGCATCCCCGCGTTTACGCCCACGTTTTTGAATATTTCGTTTATCGTGTTTGCGCTGTGGTTGGCGCCTTATTTCGAGCCGCCGGTGATGGCGCTGGCGTGGGCGGTGTTTGCGGGCGGTTTGCTGCAACTGGGCTTCCAACTGCCGTGGTTGTTTAAACTCGGTTTTTTGAAAATGCCCCGGCTGGACATTAAAGATGCGGCGGTCAATCGGGTGATGAAACAGATGGCGCCGGCGATTTTGGGCGTGAGCGTGGCGCAGATTTCGTTGGTGATCAACACTATTTTCGCTTCGTTTCTGCAATCGGGTAGCGTGTCGTGGATGTATTATGCCGACCGCCTGATGGAGCTGCCCACCGGCGTGCTCGGCGTGGCCTTGGGCACGATTCTGCTGCCGACTTTGTCGAAACATGTGGCCAGCAACAACACACAGGAATTTTCTGCCCTGCTCGATTGGGGCTTGCGCCTGTGTATGCTGCTGGCGATGCCGTCGGCAGTAGCGCTGGCGGTGTTGGCGTTCCCCTTGGTGGCGACCTTGTTTATGTATCAAGAATTTACGCTCAATGATGCGCTGATGACGCAAAATGCGCTGATTGCCTATTCGTTCGGCTTAATCGGCCTGATTGTGATTAAGGTGCTCGCACCCGGTTTTTATGCACGCCAAAACATCAAAACGCCGGTAAAAGTGGCGGTGTTTACGCTGGTGGTCACCCAATTGATGAACTTGGTGTTTATCGGGCCGCTGCAACACGTCGGCCTGGCGCTGGCCATCGGCTTGGGCGCGTGTTTGAATGCGGGCTTGCTGTATGTGTTGCTGCGGGTGAAAGGGCTGTATCAGCCGGGCGCGGGCTGGAAAACGTTTATTGCCAAGCTCGTGTTGGCGCTGCTGGTGATGGGCGGCGGCCTGTGGGCGGCGCAAACCTATCTGCCGCTGCAATGGGTGGGGGTGCACGGTTTGCAGAAAGTGTTGCAATTGGGCGGATTGGTGGCTTTGGGCGTGGCGCTGTATTTCGGCTCGCTGCTGGCTCTGGGCTTCAGGCCGCGCCATTTTAAGCGCTCGGAAATATAA
- a CDS encoding efflux RND transporter permease subunit, which yields MAHFFIHRPVFAWVLAIFITFAGALSLLTLPLEQYPNIAPPQVSVQARYGGASAETVNDSVTQVIEQQLKGLDGLMYMSSTADSSGQSRTTLTFEPGTDIDVAQVQVQNALQQAVSRLPDSVQARGVSVTRGGQDSLVTWMFVPADAAVPRVAITDYLSTNLVDVLGRIDGVAEVVLYGSPYAMRIWLDPNKLEQYQLMPADVRVAVERQNVQVSAGQLGQLPSVAGQVLNVPIQARGKLQTVAQFENIILKSNHAGALVKIKDVARVELAAENADVQNKLNGRNAGALAVIMTDGANALAVAAAVEAEIRKMEPDFPFGMQAQTSQDSVPFVKASVQEVIYTLLEAIVLVVVVMYVFLQSWRATLIPAVAVPVVLMGTFGVLALLGYSVNMLTMFALVLAIGLLVDDAIVVVENVERVMHEEGLDAKTATEKSMREISSALVGIGMVLAAVFVPMAFFPGSTGVIYRQFAVTLIAAMGFSVLVALTLSPAMCAQFLQAKAHDTATGGLFRRPFQWFNRGFARLAEGYGRTVAGLLPRSKIMLAAFAAVLALCAGLFAWLPTSFLPEEDQGFLTVSVTMPPGTTDEPLQRTMSELGAYFQQQPEVRTVSAITGIGGNQGFGRMTVRLKPWRERPAANQSAAALEQRAARLFRGRTDARIFVSLPPVVRGLGSAGGLSFVIQDSNGAGYDALVAAKDRFIELSRNNAYLRSVRTNNQDARSQLAVDIDNEKAAAHQIAPEAVNQLLSDALGGTYVNDFIHNGRVKRVYIQGDAPFRMQPHDIGAWKVRNDAGAMIPLAAFSNVRWDVAPPQLLRFNGSPAMEMQAAAVAGVSSGDAMREVANIMAQLPHGFDYEWTGASLQEQRAGAQAPMLYVLSVLFVFLCLAALYESWSVPLAVILAAALGLLGALAATSLRGLNNDIFFQVGLLTTVGLAAKNAILIVEFAVQLQQQGRSIAQAAIEAAKLRLRPIVMTSLAFGFGVLPLALGSGAGAAGRIAIGTAVLGGTVISTVLGLLFVPLFFVWVRTWVRKKSKARAAEI from the coding sequence CCGCCCCGTATTCGCCTGGGTGTTGGCGATTTTCATCACCTTTGCCGGGGCGCTGTCGCTTTTGACGCTGCCGCTGGAGCAATATCCCAATATCGCGCCGCCGCAGGTGTCGGTGCAGGCGCGCTATGGCGGGGCTTCGGCCGAAACGGTAAATGATTCGGTCACGCAGGTTATCGAGCAGCAGCTCAAGGGCTTGGACGGGTTGATGTATATGAGCTCCACCGCTGATTCGTCGGGGCAGTCGCGCACCACCCTCACGTTTGAGCCGGGCACGGATATCGATGTGGCGCAAGTGCAGGTGCAAAATGCCTTGCAGCAGGCGGTGAGCCGTTTGCCCGATTCGGTGCAGGCCAGAGGAGTGAGCGTGACCCGGGGCGGGCAGGACAGCTTGGTGACGTGGATGTTTGTGCCGGCAGATGCTGCGGTGCCGAGGGTGGCGATTACCGATTATCTGTCTACCAATCTGGTGGACGTGCTCGGGCGCATCGACGGGGTGGCCGAGGTGGTGCTGTACGGCAGCCCTTATGCGATGCGGATTTGGCTCGACCCCAACAAGCTGGAGCAATACCAGCTGATGCCTGCTGATGTGCGGGTGGCGGTGGAGCGGCAGAATGTGCAGGTTTCTGCCGGCCAGCTCGGCCAGCTGCCTTCGGTTGCCGGGCAGGTGTTGAATGTGCCGATTCAGGCGCGCGGCAAGCTGCAAACGGTGGCGCAGTTTGAAAATATTATTTTGAAAAGCAATCACGCCGGTGCGCTGGTGAAGATTAAAGATGTGGCGCGGGTGGAGCTGGCGGCAGAAAATGCGGATGTGCAAAACAAGCTCAACGGCCGCAATGCGGGGGCGCTGGCTGTCATCATGACCGACGGTGCGAATGCGCTGGCGGTGGCGGCGGCGGTCGAGGCGGAAATCCGCAAAATGGAGCCGGATTTTCCGTTTGGCATGCAGGCGCAAACCAGCCAAGACAGCGTGCCGTTTGTGAAAGCTTCGGTGCAGGAAGTGATTTACACCTTGCTGGAAGCCATCGTGCTGGTGGTGGTGGTGATGTATGTGTTTCTGCAAAGCTGGCGCGCCACGCTGATTCCGGCGGTGGCGGTGCCGGTGGTGCTGATGGGCACGTTCGGCGTGTTGGCGCTGTTGGGCTATTCCGTCAATATGCTCACCATGTTTGCGCTGGTGCTGGCCATCGGTTTGCTGGTAGACGATGCGATTGTGGTGGTCGAAAACGTAGAGCGGGTGATGCACGAAGAAGGGTTGGATGCGAAAACCGCCACCGAAAAATCGATGCGCGAAATTTCTTCGGCATTGGTGGGCATCGGCATGGTGTTGGCGGCGGTGTTTGTGCCGATGGCGTTTTTTCCCGGCTCTACCGGTGTGATTTACCGCCAGTTTGCGGTAACGCTGATTGCGGCAATGGGCTTTTCGGTGCTGGTGGCGCTAACGTTGTCGCCGGCGATGTGCGCACAGTTTTTACAGGCGAAAGCGCACGATACGGCAACCGGCGGCTTGTTCAGACGGCCTTTTCAATGGTTTAACCGCGGCTTTGCGCGCTTGGCGGAAGGCTATGGCCGCACGGTGGCCGGATTGCTGCCGCGTTCTAAAATCATGTTGGCGGCGTTTGCGGCGGTGTTGGCCTTGTGCGCGGGTTTGTTTGCCTGGCTGCCGACTTCGTTTCTGCCCGAAGAGGATCAGGGCTTTTTAACCGTGAGTGTCACCATGCCGCCGGGCACCACCGATGAGCCTTTGCAGCGGACGATGAGCGAATTGGGCGCATATTTCCAACAGCAACCCGAAGTGCGCACGGTGTCGGCGATTACCGGCATCGGCGGCAACCAAGGCTTCGGGCGGATGACGGTGCGGCTGAAGCCTTGGCGCGAGCGGCCGGCGGCCAATCAAAGCGCCGCCGCATTGGAGCAGCGCGCCGCCCGCCTGTTTCGCGGCCGCACTGATGCGCGCATTTTCGTGAGCCTGCCGCCGGTGGTGCGCGGCCTCGGCTCGGCGGGCGGGTTGAGCTTTGTGATTCAAGACAGCAACGGCGCCGGTTATGATGCGCTGGTGGCCGCCAAAGACCGCTTTATCGAGCTTTCGCGCAACAACGCCTATCTGCGCAGCGTGCGCACCAACAATCAGGATGCCCGCAGCCAGTTGGCGGTAGACATCGACAATGAAAAAGCAGCGGCCCACCAAATCGCTCCGGAAGCGGTCAACCAGCTGCTCAGCGATGCGCTCGGCGGCACCTATGTCAACGATTTTATCCACAACGGCCGTGTCAAACGCGTGTATATTCAAGGCGATGCGCCGTTTCGCATGCAGCCGCACGACATCGGCGCCTGGAAAGTGCGCAATGATGCCGGGGCGATGATTCCGCTTGCCGCATTCAGCAACGTGCGCTGGGATGTTGCGCCGCCGCAGCTGCTGCGTTTCAACGGCAGCCCAGCCATGGAAATGCAAGCCGCCGCCGTGGCGGGGGTGAGCTCGGGCGATGCCATGCGCGAAGTGGCCAACATCATGGCGCAGCTGCCGCACGGTTTTGATTATGAATGGACGGGCGCTTCTTTGCAGGAGCAGCGTGCCGGTGCACAAGCGCCGATGCTGTATGTGTTGTCGGTTTTATTTGTGTTTCTGTGTTTGGCCGCCCTGTATGAAAGTTGGAGCGTGCCCTTGGCGGTGATTCTGGCTGCCGCACTGGGCTTACTCGGCGCACTCGCCGCCACTTCGCTGCGCGGCTTGAATAATGACATATTCTTTCAAGTCGGCCTGCTCACCACCGTCGGGCTGGCCGCTAAAAACGCCATTTTGATTGTCGAATTCGCCGTGCAGCTGCAACAACAAGGCCGCAGCATCGCCCAGGCGGCAATAGAAGCGGCCAAACTGCGCCTGCGCCCGATTGTGATGACCTCGCTCGCCTTCGGTTTCGGCGTATTGCCGCTGGCGCTCGGCAGCGGCGCCGGTGCTGCCGGCCGCATCGCCATCGGCACCGCGGTATTGGGCGGCACGGTGATTTCAACCGTTTTGGGTTTGCTGTTTGTGCCGCTGTTTTTTGTGTGGGTGCGCACTTGGGTGCGAAAGAAAAGCAAAGCTCGGGCGGCAGAGATATAA
- the luxS gene encoding S-ribosylhomocysteine lyase codes for MPLLDSFKVDHTRMHAPAVRIAKTMQTPKGDDITVYDLRFCVPNQEILSEKGIHTLEHLFAGFMRDHLNSDHVEIIDISPMGCRTGFYMSLIGTPEEARVAEAWRASMQDVLAVQDQNKIPELNEYQCGTYQMHSLLEAQSIAEKVLAADIRVNKNEDLTLDESLLQE; via the coding sequence ATGCCTTTACTAGACAGCTTCAAAGTCGACCACACCCGCATGCACGCGCCGGCCGTGCGTATCGCCAAAACCATGCAAACCCCCAAGGGCGACGACATCACCGTTTACGATTTGCGTTTCTGCGTGCCCAATCAGGAAATCTTGTCTGAAAAAGGCATTCACACGCTGGAGCATTTGTTTGCCGGCTTTATGCGCGACCATCTCAACAGCGATCATGTAGAAATCATCGATATTTCGCCGATGGGCTGCCGCACCGGCTTTTACATGAGCCTCATCGGTACCCCCGAAGAAGCCCGCGTGGCCGAAGCCTGGCGCGCCTCCATGCAGGATGTGCTGGCCGTGCAGGATCAAAATAAAATTCCCGAGCTCAACGAATACCAATGCGGCACCTACCAAATGCACTCGCTTTTGGAAGCGCAAAGCATCGCCGAAAAAGTGTTGGCCGCCGATATCCGCGTCAACAAAAATGAAGATTTGACGCTGGACGAAAGCCTGTTGCAGGAATAA
- a CDS encoding phosphatase PAP2 family protein: MKYHLPAVLAGTDTRLFFWFNRHSRKRFVGRAGLRISRCGDGHLYAAAGLALWLWGNAQGAAFFYTGLLAYALELPLYRLLKNSIRRSRPCHGICDIDALIEPSDKFSFPSGHTAAAFVFAALVAAFYPLFAPFAYTMAVLIGLSRVILGVHYPSDIAAGALLGTLCGLAAVLLAGA, translated from the coding sequence ATGAAATACCATCTGCCTGCGGTGCTGGCCGGCACCGATACCCGTTTGTTTTTCTGGTTTAACCGCCACAGCCGCAAGCGTTTTGTCGGCCGCGCGGGGCTGCGGATTTCGCGCTGCGGCGACGGCCATCTTTATGCGGCGGCCGGGCTGGCCTTGTGGCTGTGGGGCAATGCGCAGGGGGCAGCGTTTTTTTATACCGGCCTGCTGGCTTATGCGCTGGAGCTGCCGCTTTACCGGCTGCTGAAAAACAGCATCCGCCGCAGCCGCCCCTGTCACGGCATCTGCGATATTGACGCGCTCATCGAGCCTTCCGACAAATTCAGCTTTCCTTCCGGCCACACCGCCGCGGCCTTTGTGTTTGCGGCATTGGTGGCGGCCTTTTACCCGCTGTTCGCACCGTTTGCCTATACCATGGCGGTGCTTATCGGCCTTTCGCGCGTGATTTTAGGCGTGCATTATCCGTCTGACATTGCAGCGGGCGCTTTGTTGGGCACGCTGTGCGGCTTGGCGGCGGTATTGTTGGCTGGCGCTTGA
- the murU gene encoding N-acetylmuramate alpha-1-phosphate uridylyltransferase MurU, which yields MKAMILAAGRGERMRPLTDTCPKPLLKAGGEPLIGWHLRRLKAAGFDEIVINHAWLGAQIEAALGNGAAYGVNIAYSPEGEKGLETAGGIATALPLLGDTPFLVVNGDVLTDIDFQTAFAAAEALQQHQALAHLWLVDNPAHNPDGDFALQNNGAVQSHSHSGTALTFSGMGVYSPALFAGTPAHIPAKLAPLLRSAMDAGRVSGEHHCGLWLDVGTAERLAEADKLAQNWH from the coding sequence ATGAAAGCCATGATTCTGGCCGCAGGCCGCGGCGAACGGATGCGCCCGCTGACCGACACCTGTCCGAAACCCTTATTGAAAGCAGGCGGCGAGCCCCTCATCGGCTGGCACCTGCGCCGCCTCAAAGCCGCCGGTTTCGATGAAATTGTGATTAACCACGCCTGGCTGGGCGCACAAATCGAAGCCGCCCTAGGCAACGGCGCCGCCTACGGTGTCAACATCGCCTATTCGCCCGAAGGCGAAAAAGGGCTGGAAACCGCCGGCGGCATTGCCACCGCGCTGCCGCTGCTGGGGGATACGCCGTTTTTAGTGGTAAACGGTGATGTGCTGACCGATATCGACTTTCAGACGGCCTTTGCCGCTGCCGAAGCCTTGCAGCAACATCAGGCACTGGCGCATTTGTGGCTGGTAGACAACCCCGCCCACAACCCCGACGGCGATTTTGCCCTGCAAAACAACGGCGCGGTGCAGTCGCACAGCCACAGCGGCACCGCGCTGACCTTCAGCGGCATGGGCGTCTACAGCCCGGCGCTGTTTGCCGGCACACCGGCGCACATACCGGCCAAACTGGCGCCGCTGCTGCGTTCGGCCATGGATGCCGGCCGCGTTTCAGGCGAACACCACTGCGGCTTGTGGCTGGATGTCGGCACCGCCGAACGCCTGGCCGAAGCCGACAAACTGGCACAAAACTGGCATTGA
- a CDS encoding ATP-grasp domain-containing protein, with translation MNTLPHIGFLGPQAYMAKAIADMSTRMTVHKLYPQSWDEDEMDAVAAECRRLGIGVVAGFAQKDAFHHILINERLGNTAPLRLAFLYCMNKYLMRTLEADPFWFDAVDPLHESDEEIIAKIKEWPFMLKNTSLSLGRGIFKIKNERELKAVLADYRADTGLQALIAHQNQTFMQGIAAEALPPVVPPFIAEHMVDMNSAIEYCYEGYITTEGEIVHYALTEEIYFSNHQALGYLTPPMSIDAAAASKIEAWVNNYMGRMAALGYVGQFFNLEFWMMPNGSIALTEINPRAAHSYHYNYLYSFGNSLYEDNLALAAGGRKLPGKTPWQKWRDGDDFQYTLIVLITGKTTGKVADILDYDYVDALENREGILIRHNRGRNDILTDSDMTAAGVMLLQLWITGATQSDMIAKEREIRSKIYRQAQAEAGYPPYWQVP, from the coding sequence ATGAACACCTTACCCCACATTGGTTTTCTCGGCCCGCAAGCCTATATGGCTAAGGCCATTGCCGACATGAGCACCCGCATGACCGTGCACAAACTCTATCCGCAAAGCTGGGATGAAGACGAAATGGATGCGGTTGCCGCCGAATGCCGCCGGCTGGGCATCGGCGTGGTGGCCGGGTTTGCCCAAAAAGACGCCTTCCACCACATTCTGATTAACGAGCGGCTGGGCAACACCGCCCCCTTGCGGCTGGCCTTTCTCTACTGCATGAACAAATACCTGATGCGCACGCTGGAAGCCGACCCGTTTTGGTTTGATGCCGTCGACCCGCTGCATGAAAGCGATGAAGAAATTATCGCCAAAATCAAAGAATGGCCGTTTATGCTGAAAAACACTTCATTGTCACTCGGGCGCGGCATTTTCAAAATCAAGAATGAACGCGAACTCAAAGCCGTATTGGCCGATTACCGCGCCGACACCGGCTTGCAGGCATTGATTGCCCATCAAAACCAAACCTTTATGCAGGGCATAGCTGCCGAAGCGCTGCCGCCTGTGGTGCCGCCGTTTATCGCCGAACACATGGTCGACATGAACAGCGCCATCGAATACTGCTACGAAGGCTACATCACCACAGAAGGCGAAATTGTTCACTATGCGCTCACCGAAGAAATTTATTTTTCCAACCATCAGGCTTTGGGCTATCTCACGCCGCCGATGAGCATCGATGCTGCCGCCGCCAGCAAAATCGAAGCCTGGGTCAACAACTATATGGGGCGCATGGCTGCGCTGGGCTATGTCGGCCAGTTTTTCAATCTCGAATTCTGGATGATGCCAAACGGCAGCATCGCCTTAACGGAAATCAACCCCCGCGCCGCCCACAGCTATCACTACAACTATCTGTATTCGTTTGGCAATTCGCTATATGAAGACAATCTGGCGCTGGCCGCCGGCGGGCGCAAACTGCCCGGCAAAACCCCGTGGCAGAAATGGCGCGACGGCGACGATTTCCAATACACCCTGATTGTATTGATTACCGGAAAAACCACCGGCAAAGTGGCCGATATTCTCGATTACGACTATGTCGATGCCTTAGAAAACCGCGAAGGCATCCTGATCCGCCACAACCGCGGCCGCAACGACATCCTGACCGACAGCGACATGACCGCTGCCGGTGTGATGCTGCTGCAACTGTGGATTACCGGCGCTACGCAGTCAGACATGATTGCCAAAGAGCGTGAAATCCGCAGCAAGATTTACCGCCAAGCGCAGGCAGAAGCCGGTTACCCGCCTTATTGGCAAGTGCCGTGA
- the moaA gene encoding GTP 3',8-cyclase MoaA — protein sequence MLTDAFGRTVDYLRISVTDRCDLRCTYCLPKGFKGFSVPKEWLSIEELGRVAAAFARLGTKRFRLTGGEPLLRKGLADLAAEINRQPGVEDISLTTNGTQLGKQAYDLRAAGIRRLNISLDSLRGDCVKDITGSDCLPQVLDGIKTAKQAGFERIKINMVPLKGINDIDLDDMVAFCIENGFILNLIEAMPMGSTGQAHAKVSLQPVLTDLQQKFGLTPYEGKIGGGPARYWQSGSGDFTLGLITPMSQHFCATCNRVRLSATGNIHLCLGQEDKVPLRDLLRDGCSDAELEQAIRNAMMMKPEKHEFVENPHKIIRVMALTGG from the coding sequence ATGTTAACCGATGCATTCGGCCGCACCGTAGACTATCTGCGCATTTCCGTGACCGACCGTTGCGATTTGCGCTGCACCTACTGCCTGCCCAAAGGCTTCAAAGGCTTTTCCGTTCCCAAAGAATGGCTGAGCATTGAAGAGCTCGGGCGGGTGGCGGCTGCGTTTGCGCGGCTGGGCACCAAGCGCTTCCGCCTCACCGGCGGCGAACCGCTGCTGCGCAAAGGCTTGGCCGATCTGGCCGCCGAAATCAACCGCCAACCCGGTGTGGAAGACATTTCGCTCACCACCAACGGCACCCAATTAGGCAAACAAGCTTACGATTTACGCGCCGCAGGTATACGCCGCCTCAACATCAGCCTCGATTCGCTGCGCGGCGACTGCGTGAAAGACATCACCGGCAGCGACTGCCTGCCGCAAGTGCTCGACGGCATCAAAACCGCCAAACAAGCAGGTTTTGAGCGCATCAAAATCAATATGGTGCCGCTCAAAGGCATCAACGATATCGATTTGGACGACATGGTAGCGTTTTGTATCGAAAATGGTTTTATCCTCAACCTGATCGAAGCTATGCCGATGGGCAGCACCGGCCAGGCACACGCCAAAGTCAGCCTGCAACCCGTGCTCACCGATTTGCAGCAGAAATTCGGCCTCACACCTTATGAAGGCAAAATCGGCGGCGGCCCTGCGCGCTATTGGCAAAGCGGCAGCGGCGATTTCACCCTCGGCCTGATTACGCCGATGAGCCAGCATTTCTGCGCCACCTGCAACCGCGTGCGGCTGTCGGCCACCGGCAATATCCATTTGTGTTTGGGGCAGGAAGACAAAGTGCCGCTGCGTGATTTGCTGCGCGACGGTTGCAGCGATGCCGAGCTGGAGCAAGCCATCCGCAACGCCATGATGATGAAGCCGGAAAAACACGAATTTGTGGAAAACCCGCACAAAATCATCCGCGTGATGGCCCTCACCGGCGGTTGA